One Campylobacter concisus DNA window includes the following coding sequences:
- a CDS encoding alanine/glycine:cation symporter family protein yields the protein MTTNFAEILNNCVESINSFLWGPYFLIALLCGTGLFFTIRLGFVQIFKFKMGLGKLFGNFSLHGEAAGKAGMSSFQAVATAIAAQVGTGNLVGATTALIMGGPGAIFWMWCAAFLGMATNFAEICLAQIYRTKDDSGHTIGGPAFYISRGLKGKWAKFLAGFFAIAIIIALGFIGNMVQANSISDGFSGAFGIPQWLTGVFLALICALIFIGGVKAIARVAEKIVPLMALLYIIVGVVIIALNFHQIPEAISLIFRAAFDPSAAWGGATGASIAAAMRYGIARGLFSNEAGMGSTPHAHAAANVKHPVDQAVLGIMSVFIDTFVILNITVFVVLTANVISFENGKAVFTGITLVQEAFSSHIFGKTGGYSFVAICLFFFAFTTILGWYYFAEINVRYLFGAKAVKIFKILVVVFVFLGSLQKVDFVWSLADMFNGLMVVPNLIAIILLSPVVAKLLKDHDAGKEYDVKEYLK from the coding sequence ATGACTACAAATTTTGCTGAAATTTTAAATAACTGCGTTGAAAGTATAAATTCATTTCTTTGGGGTCCATACTTCCTTATCGCCCTACTCTGCGGCACTGGACTATTTTTCACCATTAGACTTGGCTTTGTTCAAATTTTTAAGTTTAAAATGGGTTTAGGCAAGCTTTTTGGAAATTTCTCACTGCACGGCGAGGCTGCTGGCAAGGCTGGTATGAGCTCGTTTCAAGCAGTCGCAACAGCGATCGCGGCGCAAGTTGGCACTGGCAACCTCGTGGGTGCGACGACAGCTCTTATCATGGGTGGCCCTGGAGCCATTTTTTGGATGTGGTGCGCAGCCTTTTTGGGCATGGCTACAAATTTTGCTGAAATTTGCCTCGCTCAAATTTACCGAACCAAAGATGACAGCGGCCACACGATAGGCGGTCCAGCCTTTTACATAAGCCGCGGATTAAAAGGCAAATGGGCGAAATTTCTAGCTGGATTTTTCGCTATCGCTATCATCATCGCACTTGGCTTTATCGGCAATATGGTTCAAGCAAACTCCATATCAGACGGCTTTAGTGGCGCTTTTGGCATACCACAGTGGCTAACAGGGGTGTTTTTGGCTCTCATTTGCGCGCTAATTTTCATAGGTGGCGTAAAAGCGATCGCAAGGGTCGCTGAAAAGATCGTGCCACTAATGGCGCTACTTTACATCATCGTTGGCGTGGTTATCATCGCTTTAAATTTTCACCAAATCCCAGAGGCGATCTCACTAATCTTTAGAGCTGCATTTGATCCTTCGGCTGCTTGGGGTGGGGCAACTGGCGCTAGCATCGCAGCTGCTATGAGATACGGCATCGCAAGGGGACTTTTTAGCAACGAAGCTGGCATGGGCTCGACTCCGCACGCACACGCTGCTGCAAACGTCAAACACCCAGTCGATCAAGCCGTCCTTGGCATAATGAGCGTCTTTATAGACACCTTTGTCATCCTAAATATAACCGTTTTTGTGGTGCTTACTGCAAACGTCATCAGCTTTGAAAACGGCAAGGCAGTCTTTACAGGCATCACCTTGGTGCAAGAGGCGTTTTCGTCACATATCTTTGGCAAAACTGGCGGTTATAGCTTTGTGGCGATCTGCCTATTTTTCTTTGCATTTACGACCATACTTGGCTGGTACTACTTTGCTGAGATCAACGTGCGCTACCTTTTTGGCGCAAAAGCGGTTAAAATTTTTAAAATTTTAGTTGTTGTTTTTGTCTTTTTAGGCAGCTTGCAAAAGGTCGATTTTGTCTGGAGCCTAGCAGATATGTTTAACGGCCTTATGGTCGTGCCAAATTTGATCGCCATTATCCTTCTAAGCCCAGTCGTGGCTAAACTTTTAAAAGATCACGACGCTGGCAAAGAGTACGACGTAAAAGAGTATTTGAAGTAA
- a CDS encoding ATP-dependent DNA helicase RuvA, whose protein sequence is MNEQNLTYIANLKIKDVPWDRLSCSYGTAELFAQILNTLTKAVKKSKFDEKELSELLDDIFGECEYQETFWHATPFALVFLVRIYKSALGEKGEAAKFISRKLEVFFKFMLEICEKLEHLEHAKPLAKMEQMLDPKYLEIVDQDELSYDDRLFYSFYYYSSMILQGAFVKI, encoded by the coding sequence ATGAATGAGCAAAATTTAACATATATCGCAAATTTAAAGATAAAAGACGTGCCGTGGGATAGGCTAAGCTGTAGCTACGGTACGGCGGAGCTTTTTGCGCAAATTTTAAATACACTTACAAAGGCTGTGAAAAAGAGCAAATTTGATGAAAAAGAGCTTAGCGAGCTACTTGATGATATCTTTGGTGAGTGTGAATATCAAGAGACATTTTGGCACGCAACGCCATTTGCGCTCGTTTTTTTGGTGCGAATTTATAAAAGTGCGCTAGGCGAAAAAGGCGAGGCAGCTAAATTTATCTCGCGTAAGCTTGAAGTCTTTTTTAAATTTATGCTTGAAATTTGTGAGAAGCTAGAGCATCTTGAGCACGCAAAGCCGCTTGCAAAAATGGAGCAAATGCTAGATCCAAAGTATCTTGAGATCGTGGATCAAGACGAGCTAAGCTATGACGATAGGCTATTTTACAGCTTTTACTACTACTCAAGCATGATTTTGCAGGGCGCTTTTGTAAAAATTTAG